From Bradyrhizobium sp. NDS-1, the proteins below share one genomic window:
- a CDS encoding TerB family tellurite resistance protein, protein MSAAKSLSPIGIEITEPSSLNEQAAVALVIVGALVAVADRSVSPVERDEVIRFIRDRKLAPHIPDERLYAMFDELAERLEEPDFANVVIDTLRPVSNLPLSSHLMELSERVAAADEDVHPHEDQAIKLLRLLTLVLPRAKPVASGNGRTERHMVAEE, encoded by the coding sequence ATGTCTGCCGCCAAATCCTTAAGTCCGATCGGGATCGAAATCACGGAACCGTCCAGCCTGAACGAGCAGGCTGCGGTCGCGCTGGTGATCGTGGGTGCGCTGGTTGCGGTTGCCGACCGGAGCGTTTCGCCGGTCGAGCGCGACGAGGTGATCCGTTTCATCAGGGATCGCAAGCTGGCGCCGCACATTCCGGACGAACGGCTCTATGCGATGTTCGATGAACTTGCCGAGCGGCTCGAGGAGCCGGATTTTGCCAATGTCGTGATCGACACCTTGCGGCCCGTTTCGAACCTGCCGCTGTCGTCCCATCTGATGGAGCTCTCGGAGCGCGTGGCTGCGGCGGATGAGGATGTCCATCCCCATGAAGACCAGGCGATCAAATTGTTGCGCCTGCTGACGCTGGTGTTGCCCCGCGCGAAGCCCGTCGCGTCGGGTAACGGGCGCACCGAACGGCACATGGTCGCAGAGGAGTAA
- a CDS encoding TIGR00645 family protein translates to MTSEPKAPSAKAVPPRLGLFAQLIFGSRWLQVPLYIGLIVAQAVYVLLFLKELWHLVAHSFDASEQQIMLVVLGLIDVVMISNLLIMVIVGGYETFVSRLNLTGHPDEPEWLSHVNASVLKIKLAMAIIGISSISLLRTFIEAGNLGTTRSNFTETGVMWQVLIHMTFIVSAVGIAWVDRLSEGSNRKQAHQ, encoded by the coding sequence ATGACGTCCGAACCCAAGGCACCTTCGGCGAAGGCCGTGCCGCCGCGGCTCGGCCTGTTCGCCCAGCTCATCTTTGGCTCGCGCTGGCTCCAGGTTCCGCTCTATATCGGCCTGATCGTCGCGCAGGCCGTCTATGTGCTGCTGTTCCTGAAGGAGCTCTGGCACCTCGTTGCGCACTCGTTCGACGCCAGTGAGCAGCAGATCATGCTGGTCGTGCTCGGGCTGATTGACGTCGTCATGATCTCGAACCTGCTGATCATGGTGATCGTCGGCGGCTATGAGACGTTCGTCTCCCGGCTGAACCTGACCGGCCATCCTGACGAGCCGGAGTGGCTGAGCCACGTCAATGCCAGCGTGCTCAAGATCAAGCTGGCGATGGCGATCATCGGCATTTCTTCGATCTCGCTGCTCAGGACCTTCATCGAGGCCGGCAATCTCGGCACCACGCGCAGCAATTTCACCGAGACCGGCGTGATGTGGCAGGTGCTGATCCACATGACCTTCATCGTCTCGGCAGTCGGCATCGCCTGGGTCGACCGCCTCAGCGAGGGCAGCAATCGCAAGCAGGCTCACCAATGA
- a CDS encoding class II glutamine amidotransferase translates to MCRWIAYRGETTSFEPYVTEPEHSLVAQSIRSLQSTAGSNGDGFGLGWYGEHPEPGLYRETRPAWSDENLRYLCRHLRSHLFFAHVRAATGTAVTRQNCHPFACGHWLFMHNGFVGSWNRLRRKVEALIPDAFYPSRLGTTDSEAVFLAMMGAGLDRDPLGATRRVLQALVSLVNEGQLRERMRFTSAIANGQDLYAFRVAVNDAANTLYFREDGGEVIVVSEPFDKETDWTEVPPNHALIARASESVKIVPFDLAISSESDAEPVPVRRIIARR, encoded by the coding sequence ATGTGCCGCTGGATCGCATACCGGGGCGAGACAACGTCTTTCGAGCCCTACGTCACCGAGCCCGAGCATTCGCTGGTTGCGCAGAGCATCCGCTCGCTGCAATCCACGGCGGGCTCGAACGGTGACGGCTTTGGGCTGGGCTGGTACGGCGAGCATCCGGAACCGGGCCTTTATCGAGAGACGCGTCCGGCGTGGTCGGACGAGAACCTGCGCTATCTTTGCCGCCATCTGCGCTCGCATTTGTTCTTCGCGCATGTGCGCGCGGCCACCGGCACGGCGGTGACGCGGCAGAATTGCCATCCCTTTGCCTGCGGCCACTGGCTGTTCATGCACAACGGATTCGTCGGGAGCTGGAATAGGCTGCGGCGCAAGGTCGAGGCGCTGATTCCCGATGCTTTTTATCCATCGCGGCTGGGCACGACCGACTCGGAAGCCGTGTTCCTGGCGATGATGGGGGCCGGCCTCGACCGCGACCCGCTCGGCGCGACGCGGCGCGTGCTGCAAGCCCTCGTCAGTCTCGTCAATGAAGGCCAGCTCCGAGAACGGATGCGCTTCACCAGTGCGATCGCCAATGGCCAGGATCTTTATGCCTTCCGTGTCGCGGTCAACGATGCCGCCAACACGCTTTATTTCCGCGAGGACGGCGGCGAGGTCATCGTCGTGTCCGAACCCTTCGACAAGGAAACGGACTGGACCGAAGTGCCGCCGAATCACGCGCTGATCGCCCGCGCATCCGAAAGCGTTAAGATTGTTCCCTTCGACCTCGCAATTTCCAGTGAGTCCGACGCGGAACCCGTTCCTGTCAGACGGATTATCGCCCGCAGGTAG
- a CDS encoding MFS transporter: protein MTTNWTTISESDRRRIAAWQKGMLALAIFCEIFLAADWYAFAAVLPFVSESLKLNAAEAGLAQGIFALTYGVGMVVWSPVSRSMTARNMLLIGLAGTGLGMMLQVFVQTYTQLVLLRLLIGFFDAGIFIGNMKLIFGWFPQSRRGSVVGIILAAYSLAITLDFALGIPLTIATGWRTFFAVLAVGTLIVAAIDTLVVRNSPREIGIADFTWGNETPQKHLPLGEIFRSKWIAVGGFGIVACTFAIAGTATWVVPAFITVQHMPPEAGAVIGTVMGLSQVLFLVIGGYMSDRLGKPFMIKLTAGLAFLTALMFLWSVVTPMPFGMLVLFAALSGIALLGGGAIFALLSEKYSDALAPAAIGYAEVFGILSAFVAPWMMGTIINASSGAFTGAFVAFAVVELIIVGLLLILAREDVRQEAVVGSPAE from the coding sequence ATGACGACCAACTGGACCACCATTTCCGAGAGCGACCGCCGACGGATTGCCGCCTGGCAAAAGGGCATGCTGGCTCTCGCCATTTTCTGCGAGATATTCCTCGCGGCCGACTGGTACGCCTTTGCGGCCGTGCTGCCTTTCGTCTCCGAGAGCCTGAAACTCAATGCCGCCGAGGCCGGCCTGGCGCAGGGCATCTTCGCACTGACCTATGGCGTGGGCATGGTGGTGTGGTCACCAGTGAGCCGCTCCATGACGGCGCGCAACATGCTGCTGATTGGCCTTGCCGGCACCGGTCTCGGGATGATGCTTCAGGTGTTCGTCCAGACCTATACTCAGCTCGTGCTGCTGAGACTCCTCATCGGCTTCTTCGACGCTGGCATTTTCATCGGCAACATGAAGCTGATCTTCGGCTGGTTTCCGCAGAGCCGGCGCGGCTCAGTGGTCGGAATCATCCTTGCAGCCTACAGCCTCGCCATCACACTGGATTTCGCACTCGGCATTCCCCTGACCATTGCGACCGGATGGCGGACCTTCTTCGCAGTACTGGCGGTCGGCACCCTAATCGTCGCCGCGATCGACACCCTCGTCGTTCGCAATAGCCCGCGCGAGATCGGCATCGCCGACTTCACCTGGGGCAATGAGACGCCTCAGAAGCACCTACCTCTTGGCGAAATCTTCCGCTCGAAATGGATCGCGGTCGGTGGTTTCGGCATCGTGGCCTGTACCTTCGCCATCGCCGGCACGGCCACCTGGGTGGTCCCAGCCTTCATCACCGTGCAGCACATGCCGCCGGAAGCCGGCGCCGTCATCGGCACCGTGATGGGGCTGTCGCAGGTGTTGTTCCTGGTGATCGGTGGCTACATGTCCGACCGGCTCGGTAAGCCCTTCATGATCAAGCTCACCGCGGGGCTCGCCTTCCTGACCGCCCTGATGTTCCTCTGGAGTGTCGTCACGCCGATGCCGTTCGGGATGCTCGTGCTGTTCGCAGCCCTCAGCGGTATCGCGCTGCTCGGCGGCGGTGCGATCTTCGCGCTGCTCAGCGAAAAATACTCCGACGCGCTTGCACCGGCGGCAATCGGCTATGCAGAGGTATTCGGCATCTTGTCGGCTTTCGTGGCGCCCTGGATGATGGGAACCATCATCAACGCCTCTTCCGGCGCGTTCACCGGGGCTTTCGTCGCCTTCGCCGTGGTCGAGTTGATCATCGTCGGCCTCCTGCTAATCCTCGCCCGCGAGGACGTCAGGCAGGAAGCGGTCGTCGGCAGTCCAGCCGAATGA
- a CDS encoding TerC family protein has protein sequence MTEFITSDALTALFQVILIDLVLAGDNAVVIGLAAAGLPAEQRRRAIIVGIAAATALRIAFAGVATQLLQVIGLLLAGGVLLLWVCWKMWRELREQAAHSKQLAVSHGGGADVAAPPVQQKTFGQAAIQIVAADVSMSLDNVLAVAGAAREHPYILAFGLLLSVAMMGVAADLLGRVLQKQRWIAYIGLAIIIYVAFEMIYRGTLELAPVIASL, from the coding sequence ATGACTGAATTCATCACCTCCGATGCGCTGACCGCGCTGTTTCAGGTCATCCTGATCGACCTCGTACTCGCCGGCGACAACGCCGTCGTCATCGGCCTTGCCGCGGCGGGCTTGCCGGCCGAGCAGCGTCGCCGTGCCATCATCGTCGGCATCGCCGCCGCGACTGCGCTCCGCATCGCCTTCGCCGGCGTCGCCACCCAACTCCTGCAGGTGATCGGCCTGCTGCTCGCCGGCGGCGTGCTGCTGCTCTGGGTGTGCTGGAAGATGTGGCGTGAGTTGCGCGAGCAGGCGGCGCATTCGAAGCAGCTGGCGGTCAGCCATGGCGGCGGCGCGGATGTTGCTGCGCCGCCTGTGCAGCAAAAGACCTTCGGCCAGGCCGCGATTCAGATCGTCGCCGCCGACGTCTCGATGTCGCTCGACAACGTGCTTGCGGTCGCCGGCGCCGCGCGCGAGCATCCCTACATCCTCGCCTTCGGCCTGTTGCTGTCGGTCGCGATGATGGGCGTCGCCGCCGACTTGCTCGGCCGCGTGCTCCAGAAGCAGCGCTGGATCGCCTATATCGGTCTCGCCATCATCATTTACGTCGCGTTCGAAATGATCTATCGGGGCACCCTGGAACTCGCGCCCGTCATCGCGAGTCTCTGA